The Candidatus Desulfatibia profunda genome has a segment encoding these proteins:
- a CDS encoding nucleotidyltransferase domain-containing protein: protein MIFGSVADNLCNEKSDLDILVIPLSNEKYWDFRHELEEALGLQIDLYTKNDDPVLVKKIFSRGEIVYEV from the coding sequence ATGATTTTCGGATCTGTTGCCGACAACTTGTGTAATGAAAAATCCGATTTGGATATTCTGGTCATACCGCTTTCAAACGAAAAATACTGGGATTTTCGTCACGAGCTTGAAGAGGCTTTAGGCCTTCAAATAGATTTGTATACAAAAAATGATGATCCTGTTCTTGTAAAAAAGATCTTTTCGCGAGGAGAAATAGTATATGAAGTATAA
- a CDS encoding type II toxin-antitoxin system HicB family antitoxin, which translates to MDINITIEVWQKGKWFIAKCPELDFISQGKTREEAKNNLLEVIQIQFEEMSQIGALDEYLTECGYEKQNNKIIPKTEMIGFEKYSLRVA; encoded by the coding sequence ATGGATATAAACATAACAATTGAAGTATGGCAAAAAGGTAAATGGTTTATCGCCAAGTGCCCTGAATTGGATTTTATCTCCCAAGGGAAAACTCGCGAAGAAGCCAAGAACAATCTTTTAGAGGTTATCCAAATACAATTTGAAGAAATGAGTCAAATAGGTGCCTTGGATGAATATCTCACTGAGTGTGGTTATGAAAAGCAAAACAATAAAATCATTCCTAAAACAGAAATGATTGGCTTTGAGAAATATTCATTGCGGGTGGCATAA
- a CDS encoding winged helix-turn-helix transcriptional regulator → MNRQDIRTLKILEEIDKGNDPSQRELAKKLDISLGLANSFIKRLVQKGYFKVTNIPKKRVKYILTPKGAAEKTRLTYKYIQYSYKFYSETRQKLSKLFKELESQGILRMVFYGANDFAEIAYISLQETRIQIVAVVDDEKIGEKFFGNRVTSTATLDSLSFDKILISSLTLTDSVLKKILEKGISRSKVVILG, encoded by the coding sequence ATGAACCGACAGGACATCCGCACGTTAAAGATTCTTGAAGAAATTGACAAAGGAAATGATCCGAGCCAGCGAGAACTTGCCAAGAAGCTGGATATTTCCCTTGGCCTTGCCAATTCGTTCATCAAACGCCTGGTTCAAAAAGGGTACTTCAAAGTCACCAATATACCTAAAAAGCGAGTCAAATACATCCTTACCCCCAAAGGAGCGGCCGAAAAGACGCGGCTGACTTACAAATATATTCAATATTCCTATAAATTTTACAGCGAAACCCGCCAGAAACTAAGCAAACTATTCAAAGAGCTTGAGTCCCAGGGAATCCTGCGCATGGTCTTTTACGGCGCAAATGACTTTGCAGAGATTGCATATATCTCTTTGCAGGAGACCCGAATCCAAATAGTTGCTGTGGTGGATGATGAAAAAATCGGAGAAAAATTCTTTGGAAATAGAGTTACAAGCACTGCTACACTCGATTCGCTTTCCTTTGACAAAATCCTTATATCTTCGTTGACTTTAACGGATTCAGTTTTAAAAAAGATATTGGAAAAAGGGATTTCCCGCAGCAAAGTCGTTATACTGGGATAG
- a CDS encoding antitoxin yields the protein MKYNLELLKADIHDELENLKRLEQEFAKVEKMIDLSAEEVSYIDRGAIGYLLHNFYNGCENIFSSIARFFENDLGPQGWHKDLLKRMKLEISGFRPRVIDKELYRLLDDFRAFRHKFRHSYAFELDWEKECLVAKKLPQTAKMFRLQINNFLSMLEKIDTE from the coding sequence ATGAAGTATAATCTTGAGCTGTTGAAAGCTGATATTCATGACGAACTGGAGAATTTGAAGCGGCTGGAACAGGAATTCGCTAAAGTAGAAAAAATGATCGACCTTTCAGCAGAAGAAGTGTCCTACATCGATCGAGGAGCTATTGGATATTTGTTGCACAATTTTTACAATGGGTGTGAAAATATATTTAGTTCCATAGCCCGATTTTTTGAAAATGACCTTGGGCCCCAGGGTTGGCATAAAGATCTGCTAAAACGCATGAAACTGGAAATATCCGGTTTTCGGCCGAGGGTGATTGATAAAGAACTATATCGTCTTTTGGATGACTTTCGTGCTTTCAGGCACAAATTTCGTCATTCCTATGCTTTTGAGCTTGATTGGGAAAAAGAATGCTTAGTTGCCAAAAAATTACCTCAGACAGCCAAAATGTTTAGGCTTCAAATAAATAATTTCCTGAGCATGCTGGAAAAGATCGACACAGAATGA
- a CDS encoding type II toxin-antitoxin system HicA family toxin, with amino-acid sequence MPRIVPTNWKVQMEVFQRYGCRYKRKRGSHHILTHPNAKRAVVIPEYDEKDV; translated from the coding sequence ATGCCAAGAATAGTGCCTACTAATTGGAAAGTACAGATGGAGGTTTTTCAACGTTACGGTTGCAGGTACAAACGTAAAAGGGGGTCTCATCATATTTTGACTCATCCAAATGCAAAAAGGGCAGTTGTAATTCCTGAATATGATGAAAAGGACGTTTGA